The region TTTCTGAATTAGCTTCTTTGTGAGGTAGAAACCTAGGAGTTTCTCGTCTCTCACCCAAAAAAGTGCACTTCTCGGGATTTAACCTCATAATATATTGTCGGATTCACTGGAAGATATGGGTGAGATGTTGATCATGCACTTTTTCTTCGCTTGACTTAACAATAATATCGTCCATATAAACTTCCAAGGTTTCCCCTTTCTCTTCCTCAGAGACTTTGTTCATCATCCTCTCGTAAGTGGCCTCATCATTTTCAGTCTAAAAAGGCATGACGTATTATTGATAGTTTTCTTGTTCGCTCATGAAAGTGGTCTTCCCCCTGTTTGGCTCATAGATCGAGATTTGACTATATCCGAAAAATGCGTCCATGAAAGACAAAAGCTTCCACCAACTTGTCTATGCTAGGGAGTGGGTATGAATCTTTTGGACATACCTTGTTTAGGTCAgtatagtcaacacacattctCCATTTCCCATAACTTTTCTTGACTAGTACTACATTAGATAACCATTCAATATATTTGAGATCATAAATGAAATTAGCATCCAGCAATACTCGTACTATTTTTGTAGTCGCTTCTGCTTTCTCAAGCAACTGTCGTCGTCTATGTGATTTCAGCATGTTGGGATCTCAACCACCCTTGTACTGTTTTCACAATCGCTTCTTCTTTCTTAGGCAACTAAAATTAGCATCCAACAACCCTCATACGATTTTCGCAATCGATTATACTTTCTCAGGCAACTATCGTcatcatctctatgatttcagCACGCTGGGATCTTAGCATGCTACTAGGGATTTTTCCCTTCACAACTTTTAAAGTTATTAACGTGTTGTCAGATATTTTACCCATTACAAAATACATCACATCATTGTACATCCTTACCTCTATACCCTATTTGTATGCTTGTAATGTAGTAAGTCATGTGTCACAATTTACTATTGTTTTTGCTTTCATATTATTAATCTTTGTGAGAGCTTTTTTTTACCTTGCTTTTGATTTACatataaataaaaaaacaacATATAGAGAATGTAAAATTTAAGATGTATATCAAAATACTTAGCAAGTGAAGTGCTAGCATTGGACTCCAAGTTTTAAGGGCTCATTTGTTTAGTTTAATACTAAAGCAATACATTTTACACATATTTTTAAAAAGcaaatttaaaattataatttatttttgaaatgaataaGTTTGCTATGTAAAATGAATAAGTTGAGTGATATAAACAAGTTGAGTGATATAAACAAATTATAATCTATTTTGATTGGTCCAACCATATTAAAACAAGTTGAGTGATATAAACCACATGTCAACACCCACAAGAAAGAACAAAAACAATCCAACTACAAACAAACAAGACAAAACAAATTCTCCATcccacaaaacaaaacaaaaaaacattaaaaatttAACAACAACAAATCATATATTGTTCTCAACACCCACAAGAATCTCATCAACAAACGTTTGAATATTCCTGTCAGAAGATCCACCATCTACCGACGCTTCCCTCGCCGCACTTTTCAACTCCAAAACATTTTTCTTAAACTCCTCAAACTTTTCTCCTCCAACAATATCCTCAATCGCCCTTTCAACTTCCTCACTCTCCACAAACCCATCACTGTCCGGTTTCAACCGAATCCCCGTCCGAAAAACATCCGACACGAGTTTCGCATTGGTCGGTTGATCAGTCCATTGTGGATAACCAATCATCGGCACTCCAGCAGTTATGGCTTCCAACGTTGAATTCCATCCACAGTGTGTTAAGAAACATGCTATTGAAGGATGGACCAAAACCCTAGTTTGTGGACACCATGTTACTATCAGTCCTTTCTCTTTTGTTTCTTCTATGAATTTTTCAGGAAGATGAACTTCGTCTCCTTCTTTATCTTTCATCACCCATAGAAAATACTTGTTAGTGTTCTTCAATGCTTTCGCTATGcttaacatttgtttttcctttaGAAAAATGAGACTTCCGAAGGAGATATATATAACTGAAGATGGTGGCTTTTGGTTAAGCCATTCCATGCATGAATCTTGTGGCTTCCACATTTCGATCGCTGCGTCGTCGATTTGATCTTGACCTAGTAATGATGGAGGAACCAATGGACCTACGGTTGTTATTGGGAAAATCTCAGCCATTGAATCAATCGCATCTTTTTCTAATTCATAGAAAGAATTTGCTAATACCCATTTCAGTTTCTTCATGTTTTGGAACATTTGTTTTAAAACATTTGATAGGGTTTTTATATCGTTTGTTGGAAGAACAAAAGATGGAAGGTCTTGTGGTTTCAATAATGGGAGACCGGGTATTTCGACATCGGTTTCGGGGCTTTCGAGGGTTGGAAAATGGTTTAAATGATTGTAGAAACTATAGTATATGGAGTAAAGAGTGCAAGGTTGAATCCAAAGACATGCACATGGGATATTGAGTTCAAAAGCTACGTTTGTAACCCAAGGAACAAAAGGGTTGTTAATGATGCAAGCTAGTTTTTTAGAACTATTGTTGAGGAAATTGTTTTTGATGAGATTTGTGAGGCTAATGGGACCGGATTTCGCTATTAGGTTCATGAATTCGTCGACGGATATATGGCCTTCGGAGATATCTAAGCCGTCGGAGAAAAAGAGAACTTCAATTCCATTGATGGTGTAAGAGGTAGGGATGGCCGTGGTGGTGGTGGTTGAAGTGGTGGTCGATTTGAAGACGCGGTGGTAAACTAACTCCGTGGTGGCGAGTGTGACTTTAAGGCCTTTGGTTAATAGTGATTTTCCTAGTCGAAGCAAAGGGTTTATGTGACCTTGAGCTGAAAAAGCTACCAATAGAACATGAATTTCTGGTTTGGTTTTTTGGTCTTGTGAAGACATGGTTGGTCTAGGTTGAAGATTTGTTTGAATGAAGAATGAATGGAAGATAGTGAATTTGGATTTGATTTTTGTGTGGTTGTGTTTTTGTTATATAAAGGTATAAATTTTGAATATTCTTTGATGATTAAGCAAGGATGATTTTGGACAAGATAAATCGCCAACTCCTTTCCTTTTTGTGCAATGCTAATTGATGTATCCAAATACAATTTTAATGGTAGTTTTAAGGAAAAATAGTTTGTATTGTTATTTTTAAATTGTTTATAAATAAATTTTGTTACTAAGTTTTATATTACTAAGTTTTATAAAGACATATTTTAACAATAATATCtaaagaaattattttaaaaGTTAAGTACTTTAATTTTTGATGAatttaatataaataattaaGGAACCATTattgttttttaatatttttaaaaatatgtTATAATATTCCTTATCATTGTACTCTCtctaatttatttaattttttttagatATAATTAATGTTTGTGATCAATATACTATCCTATTTTAACTATTCAATATATTTAAAACACAATTTTTTTTCTATTTATGAAAAATgttataaataataaataaatatataatacTACTCCGACATGATTTATAAGCAAAAAAGATAAGTTTTACGCTTATTAAGAAATATACTTAAGTGCATTTAAGTTTTTTGATTTTATGTGAGAGAGACAACACAATTACTAGTATACCCTCAATTAAATTGTCTTCTAATAACAATAAATTAATTTATGCAAGGATACTTTTGGAATAAAGGCATTAAAgtaaaaaaaaatagaaaaatttTGCTTATAAATAAGGCCGGAAAGAGTATAAAAATAAAATGGACGTATAAAATGGATAGCTCTTAAAATGACATTGTTCAAAAACCCAACGAAGCATTAAGACCCAAGTAATAGTTTGTATTTTCAGTTTATAAGTTATGGATTTATTATATATAACCAATATACCATTAGAGTATTCTATAAAAACATGTAATACAAATGTATATAATTCCATTCTATAAGTAATCAAGtttattaattattataaatagtTATAAAATTAAAACTAAAAAGAAACGATAAAATAACtattaattgattaaaataaaattttggaaactataaaaaaattcttttgttaacaaaaaaaatatataatttcCATTGTTAATTTCTCTGAATACTTGGCAAGAtatatgataaaaaaaatatataaagaaGAAAAATATAAGTAAGGAGTGAAACATTTGTATTGAAATGCTTATTTAATACATCATATATTCATTTTATTAGGTTAAATATACTTGTGATCCTTCAAAATatctcttattttatttttaatcctTTAGAATTTTGTGCTCAGATACTTATGTATGTGTATTTCTTTTAAAATgtaataaaaatgaaaaaatagaaaatcaaaatTATTTATTCAAGAAAGtttattattttcaaaagaaaaataaatttttatttatattCGGAACATAAATATAATTTTTTGATATAAACAAATATTTAAATCAACCGTATATTTTCATATATTTGAATCAAATGTATATTTTTCcatatataaatattaattttgttttgatattatttataaaaatatttatttaattatttagtTTTAGAAATATCAAATACTATCTTAGtatttataaatattattttaattgtATAAGTAAATATTagtaacataaaaaaaatatattttgcCCATATTTGGATTCATACgttattttaaatatatttaattttatttttataaattataaGAAAAATGTAATAACAAGTACTTTTGCATGGATTCTGCTCTAGATATCCGTGTGATGTGTTACACTCATTTGTTTCTAAGATGTAATAAGAAAGACAAAATAAAAAGACAAAATTATTTAATAAAGAaagtttattatttttaaaagaaaaacacattttaatttttatttagaCTATAAATATAGTTTTTTCATATGTACAAATATTTATGTACAATAATTATGTATAATTATGTGTTGCTTTCTTCAATGCATTCTTAAtcatatttaaatttaaaatttataaatttatatttataattttttttaagatCTAGTCAAACCTAATTTAAAACAAAATCAAACGCCTTAAAATCAATTATACATCTTTAAAACTTCTTTTGATTTTTTATAAATAGAAACTAAAGATACACTTATCAAATTTTTAAAATATACACATTTTATAAAATACTAAAACAAAGCTATTAATACaatataattaaatataattaaaatcaattatacaacataattaaatatataataaatattatCAATTATACAACACAATgaaataataatatatacacGTTCCATTTTCTTTTTGTATTTACCCGTATTAAatttgttttatgttttttttaaatgACAAATATTTTAACTGTATTTTTAATATTTATCAAAGATAAATATTCGTCccataatttatttatttttgtaattttcaAATACAAATGTATCAATTATTTTAAAAAGAAATAGTAATAAATCTCATAGAATAATAAAAATTATCAATATTGTAATGATGACTCTATGGTGTAAACAAACCAAATATTGTTGTTAATTTACATAAACATTAAAATTTAATAATGTGGTTAAATTAATATTTTGATGTAGTTTTTCTCATTTTAACTCTTTTAAAATGATTAAGCAGAATGCAAGTACACTTAGCATTGAGACTCATCAAAATATATGTTGGAATTTGAAGATGTATTATTTTGGATAGAGATATGAAATTCTAGCTTGCAGATCCTGGATGTCGTACACGATGTCACAACATTAGGGTAAACATATTATCACACCACAAACAATATTATAATTTAAATAACGACACAATAGAAAATAACACAAGcagttgttaacccagttcggtgtaACGTCATCTACATCTGGGAGCTACCAAaccaggaaggaaatccactatcacaGAGTTAGTTTGAAGTTCTGAACAACCTCAGATTTTAAAAATTCCTCACTTAATCTCTACCCACAGATGTTTCTATCTAAAACTCTCCTACATATGAGACCCCTCTTACTTCCCTTCAACCATATAACAACTTATAACAGAAAAACACAATtcactcttgcttaaaagcttctgAGGGATTAACATTTACAACTCAATAAACCAGGTCAAATTTAAGTATCGAGGAGATACTCGAATGGCTCACACAATACAAAGACACGAAACCCTAACTTAGACAATATTCAATACTGCTTTGATACCTTCTTAGGTTTAGAAACGATCTATAAATAGCAGTGGAAAGACATGGGCTTCGGGCTTGATACACAACCGATCCAAGAACTTTGCACAATCTTCTGTAGATTTGATTTCAACCAGATCAGATGTTTCCTaaaatgttttgacatttatACTTCGTAAACAAGTCAAGGCAAACTAATCTTTTGCTTTTTAAAAGATGCTCTACATTTTTCGTGAACTAAATCTCCAATGTATGTTCAGATATCTCATAAAAGGAAACAAGTCTCACAAGATACTAAAATAGGTCACACTCTAATTATGAACGAACATGTCAGGACATCTTATTCAACATCTAACAAGAATACTTATTTTTCCCAAATGCAGACAATCACTACATATCAGACCTAACAATATCAATTTCTTTTAGAAAGACAAAATCATTATTAGATGCAACTTTTAGAAAAGTAGAAACCAATACAGATGATTAGCAAATATTTAGGAGTCGGGTTAACACAACCTTATTGGGTATGCTTTCAAAAGaaaccttgcttcaattaggtcttttgcCTATTATAATGTGGGTTCATGGTTTTTTTAACAAAAGGATATAATCTCAAAGTTTTGATTTTAACCCACCCCTTTTTCATGATGATATCCACTCCCACATTCAGTTAATTTGACAAACTCATTCAAATTCCAAGAGAAATTTGAAGGTGCGAATATGATGGCTTGAGAACCAATGATAGTCATTCATTTGAGGTGACAGTCACCTACTTTTATTTCGTAATCACAAAATTTGATTCTATCAGGAACTTTGGTGACCCTTTGGTTCTTGATATGATGGTCACCTATTTTCATCTttatttcttttctattttttcttctttttcctaacttttgcatggactAGTTCTTTTAAACTCTTagtccaccgggatgccctaatttttgcctaaatcAACTGCTTGATGtttgacttagcggacttttttatcttttatttttctaTTGATTATGACTTCCATGTCATTGGTTATAGAGGAACAACCACTATACTTTTGGATTCTTATGACTGCTTCGACATTTCTTTGATGTGTGTGAAGAAAAGTATGTGGTTACACCTATTAGGTGTCCGAAATGATTCTCTTGAACTTTGAATGCAAAGCCAAATTAACTGTAAACTATCCTGCCCCGGGTTCAGAATAAAGGGTTTTTTGTTTaaaaagaaacaccaacttctaggctcaatGTGGTTGACGAAGGATTAAATTCATTATATCTTCGGTGTTTGGGAGTTGAAATAAagccttacatcatcagcaaaGTTTTGTTTGAAAACCTACTTGTCAGGAATTCTGGGTATTTTGTTTTCATCATTCTCCCTCAAATGTTTGCTAAAACAACAGTTTGATGAAAAAAGTGAATTGGAGAAAtatattattttgtttttgatataaatAAAAAATGAGTGAATACGACATGATTGATTCATAAAATGCATGATCACTTCTTTAATATTACCATTGAAATAAAATAACAATACTTAAAAGTAAACTAACATTCAACATGCAAAGAAAATACAAATGAAAAACTGAAATAGCTAGATGATTTCCATTTGAGGATGAACTCTTGTGCTTGATCTGTTGGGCCAACCTTCTTTAGAGTTGGAGGTTGGCATGCTCATTGACACCAATATGATAATCATCTTCACCTCCATTCTAGACAATTTCTTCCATAGCATGGACTGGTGGACCCACATGATCGGCTAAAGGATTGACATTGATATGAAATCCCTGAGGCATGAATGAAATTAATTTGGACTCAATCAGATCTTATACCCTGTTCTTGAGGGCTTTGCAGTCCCCAAATGAATGTGTTGGTGCATCAATGTGGAAGTCATATAGGGCATTGGGGTCAAAGACTGGTGGATATGGAAAACATACTGGATTCAGTTCCTTTGGCTCTACCAATCCATTGTTGATCAACAATGGAAATATGTCACTGTATGGCACTAGTAAAAGATCAAACTGTCTTTTTGGCTTTTGAGCGTGTTGCTGTTGCGGAGCATGTTAATGTTGGTATGGATTTTGTTGTGAAATCTCTTATTGATGTTGAGGGGGACCTATATTTGTAGAAGGATACTGACCATGTGGAGGGAATGGCATCTGATATGGAGACCCAGAAGGTTGTTGACTCTGAACAGTTGGCATGTACATGTCCTGATAATAAGGCACCAGAGGAAGAGCTTGCAAAGCATGGGGAGTTTCCCATATTGCATTAACTTCATCCTAATATTCCTTTAGGGCATTGCTAAATGACTCACTCTTACTAGTATGGCCGCTTGAGGCACCTTGAAT is a window of Lathyrus oleraceus cultivar Zhongwan6 chromosome 6, CAAS_Psat_ZW6_1.0, whole genome shotgun sequence DNA encoding:
- the LOC127096790 gene encoding UDP-glycosyltransferase 84B2, producing MSSQDQKTKPEIHVLLVAFSAQGHINPLLRLGKSLLTKGLKVTLATTELVYHRVFKSTTTSTTTTTAIPTSYTINGIEVLFFSDGLDISEGHISVDEFMNLIAKSGPISLTNLIKNNFLNNSSKKLACIINNPFVPWVTNVAFELNIPCACLWIQPCTLYSIYYSFYNHLNHFPTLESPETDVEIPGLPLLKPQDLPSFVLPTNDIKTLSNVLKQMFQNMKKLKWVLANSFYELEKDAIDSMAEIFPITTVGPLVPPSLLGQDQIDDAAIEMWKPQDSCMEWLNQKPPSSVIYISFGSLIFLKEKQMLSIAKALKNTNKYFLWVMKDKEGDEVHLPEKFIEETKEKGLIVTWCPQTRVLVHPSIACFLTHCGWNSTLEAITAGVPMIGYPQWTDQPTNAKLVSDVFRTGIRLKPDSDGFVESEEVERAIEDIVGGEKFEEFKKNVLELKSAAREASVDGGSSDRNIQTFVDEILVGVENNI